The Zingiber officinale cultivar Zhangliang chromosome 9A, Zo_v1.1, whole genome shotgun sequence genome window below encodes:
- the LOC122019473 gene encoding uncharacterized protein LOC122019473: MSFNKGPPILDGKNYFSWIIKIESYMRAQDLWYIVEEEDLPVPGEDAREDEKLRYKNHTINKHKAASLLHDALTESMFTKIANCSTPKKIFDHLKAIHEGGDQIRKIHIRNRISDFEANRMSYKETVQDYYDRTIKIVNEIRALGGELPEEKVVENATMSLPNKFEAKLCALEETGKLKQITFLELISALQASEK; encoded by the coding sequence ATGTCTTTCAACAAAGGCCCACCTATTCTGGATGGAAAGAATTATTTCTCATGGATCATCAAGATCGAGTCGTACATGCGTGCTCAGGACTTGTGGTATATAGTAGAAGAAGAAGACCTACCAGTACCCGGAGAAGATGCAAGGGAGGATGAAAAACTTCGCTACAAAAATCACACCATCAACAAACACAAAGCTGCTTCTCTTCTCCATGATGCTCTAACTGAGAGCATGTTTACCAAAATTGCAAACTGCAGCACACCAAAGAAGATATTTGATCATTTGAAGGCCATTCATGAAGGTGGTGATCAGATTCGGAAAATCCATATTCGAAACCGTATCTCAGATTTTGAAGCAAATCGGATGAGTTACAAGGAGACTGTTCAAGATTACTATGACCGCACAATCAAAATAGTAAATGAGATCCGAGCTCTTGGTGGGGAATTACCTGAAGAAAAGGTTGTAGAAAATGCGACTATGAGTCTCCCGAATAAATTTGAGGCAAAGTTGTGTGCTTTAGAAGAAACTGGCAAACTGAAACAAATCACTTTTCTAGAACTTATCAGTGCTTTGCAAGCTTCTGAAAAATGA